A single Tenacibaculum sp. 190524A02b DNA region contains:
- the dapF gene encoding diaminopimelate epimerase: MNITFYKYQGTGNDFVIIDNRTKTFPSENNKLIASLCHRNFGVGADGLILLENDETTDFKMVYFNADGNESTMCGNGGRCIVAFAHKLGLFKKETTFMAIDGLHNASIDDSIVSLQMIDVNTVEIHDSYIFADTGSPHHVQLVNNINDYDVFTNGKSIRNDMYGKEGSNVNFVEQLNTDTFQVRTYERGVENETLACGTGVTAVAIAMHATKITASNTVKLPVQGGELSVSFQENKGKYSKVFLTGPATFVFKGEISI, translated from the coding sequence AATATCAGGGTACAGGAAATGATTTTGTTATTATTGATAACAGAACAAAAACTTTTCCTAGTGAAAACAATAAATTAATAGCTTCTTTATGCCATAGAAATTTTGGAGTTGGTGCAGATGGTTTAATTTTACTTGAAAATGATGAAACTACCGATTTTAAAATGGTTTACTTCAATGCTGATGGTAATGAAAGTACCATGTGTGGTAATGGAGGTAGATGTATTGTAGCTTTTGCTCATAAATTAGGTTTATTTAAAAAGGAAACTACTTTTATGGCTATTGATGGATTACACAATGCTTCTATTGATGATAGTATTGTTTCTTTACAAATGATTGATGTTAACACTGTAGAAATTCATGACAGCTATATTTTCGCAGATACAGGATCGCCTCATCATGTTCAATTGGTAAACAACATTAATGATTATGATGTTTTTACCAATGGAAAAAGCATCAGAAATGATATGTATGGTAAAGAAGGTAGTAATGTAAATTTTGTTGAACAGTTAAACACCGATACTTTTCAGGTAAGAACGTATGAACGTGGAGTTGAAAATGAAACTTTAGCTTGCGGAACTGGTGTTACTGCTGTTGCTATTGCCATGCACGCTACTAAAATAACGGCAAGCAACACTGTTAAACTTCCTGTACAAGGTGGTGAATTGAGTGTTTCTTTTCAAGAAAATAAAGGGAAATATTCTAAAGTCTTTTTAACTGGACCAGCTACTTTTGTCTTTAAGGGTGAAATTTCAATTTAA
- a CDS encoding GNAT family protein, producing the protein MQTLKGIHTTLRAIEPEDLSFLFTIENNEAFWEVSHTQTPFSKFLLKQYLENAHLDIYEAKQLRLIIQSNDTLECIGMIDLFDFNPQHKRAGIGILIHPSFQKKGFASEALDLVVTYAFTHLQLHQLYANITTDNIKSLHLFQKKNFKRIGIKKDWIFSQGKFKDEVLFQLINE; encoded by the coding sequence ATGCAAACACTAAAAGGAATACATACTACTTTAAGAGCCATTGAGCCTGAGGATTTATCTTTTTTATTTACTATAGAGAATAATGAAGCTTTTTGGGAAGTCAGTCATACGCAAACTCCTTTCTCTAAGTTTTTATTAAAGCAATATCTTGAAAATGCGCATCTAGATATTTATGAAGCTAAACAACTAAGGTTAATTATTCAATCAAATGACACTTTGGAATGTATTGGTATGATTGACCTTTTTGATTTTAATCCACAACATAAAAGAGCAGGTATTGGTATATTAATTCATCCTTCTTTTCAAAAGAAAGGGTTTGCTTCTGAAGCTTTAGATTTAGTTGTTACTTATGCTTTTACTCATTTACAGTTGCATCAACTATATGCTAATATTACTACTGATAATATAAAAAGCTTACATTTGTTTCAAAAAAAGAACTTTAAGAGGATTGGTATAAAAAAGGATTGGATTTTTAGTCAAGGAAAATTTAAAGACGAAGTTTTATTTCAATTAATTAATGAGTAG
- the mltG gene encoding endolytic transglycosylase MltG yields the protein MSRKFLYGGIITFFIIGAIVGFNFYQKIFSKVVINDIAVFIKSDDSLADVTQTLKNHLHNIENFEWVANRKKYTKPKAGKFLLKKGMSANDVVNLLRSGNQTPVKVSFNNQDTLEKLAGRIATQIEADSLSILNAMLDNSFLIKNKFTPKSALGMYLPNSYEFYWNTSATKFRNKMLKEYKRFWNTSRLEKANKLNLSKDEVIALASIVQKETAQRSERPIVAGLYLNRLKNNWPLQADPTIIYCVKQLKGQDFVVKRVLNKDLEINSPYNTYKNIGLPPTLIAMPDISAIDAVLNYQKHNYYYMCASVDKIGFHEFASSLAQHNRNAQKYQRWISQQGINR from the coding sequence ATGAGTAGAAAATTTTTATACGGTGGCATCATAACTTTCTTTATAATTGGTGCAATAGTTGGTTTTAATTTTTATCAAAAAATTTTTAGTAAAGTTGTTATTAATGACATAGCTGTTTTTATAAAATCTGATGACTCATTAGCGGATGTTACACAAACACTCAAAAATCATCTTCATAATATTGAAAATTTTGAATGGGTAGCAAATAGGAAGAAATACACAAAACCTAAAGCTGGTAAATTTCTTTTAAAAAAAGGGATGAGTGCCAATGATGTTGTAAACCTTTTAAGAAGTGGTAACCAAACCCCTGTGAAGGTTTCCTTTAATAATCAAGATACTTTAGAAAAATTAGCTGGAAGAATTGCTACTCAAATTGAAGCTGATTCATTAAGTATTCTAAATGCTATGTTAGATAATTCTTTCTTAATTAAAAATAAATTCACTCCTAAATCTGCTTTGGGCATGTATTTACCTAATAGTTATGAATTTTATTGGAATACTTCTGCTACTAAGTTTAGAAATAAAATGTTAAAGGAGTACAAACGTTTTTGGAATACTTCTAGACTAGAAAAAGCAAACAAATTGAATTTATCTAAAGATGAAGTTATAGCCTTAGCCTCTATCGTTCAAAAGGAAACTGCTCAGAGAAGTGAACGACCTATTGTAGCAGGCTTATATTTGAATCGTTTAAAAAACAATTGGCCTTTACAAGCTGATCCAACAATTATTTATTGTGTAAAACAATTGAAAGGTCAAGACTTTGTAGTTAAAAGAGTATTAAATAAAGATTTAGAAATTAACTCTCCTTACAACACGTATAAAAATATAGGTCTACCTCCTACCTTGATTGCTATGCCAGATATTTCTGCTATTGACGCTGTATTAAATTATCAAAAACATAACTACTATTATATGTGTGCTAGTGTTGACAAAATTGGTTTTCATGAATTTGCTAGTTCTTTAGCACAACATAATAGGAATGCTCAGAAGTACCAAAGATGGATTAGTCAACAGGGAATTAATAGGTAA
- a CDS encoding helix-turn-helix domain-containing protein produces MAELLQISKSQLNRKVLEQTGYTPSKLILKHRIELAQQQLIFTSNSIELVALNSGFQNLSSFSRKFKQENSCSPSKYRTKNSYNGINSLNWTLPFTQALLDQIIFLKKKIIGFKNFLLS; encoded by the coding sequence TTGGCTGAGTTATTACAAATAAGCAAATCTCAACTAAACAGAAAAGTTCTTGAACAAACTGGGTATACTCCTAGTAAATTAATTTTAAAACACAGAATTGAGCTTGCCCAACAACAATTAATATTTACTTCTAATTCAATTGAACTCGTGGCTTTAAACTCCGGGTTTCAAAACTTAAGTAGCTTTAGTAGAAAATTTAAACAAGAAAACAGTTGCTCCCCTTCTAAATACCGAACAAAAAATTCCTATAACGGTATTAACAGTTTAAATTGGACACTTCCTTTTACACAAGCCTTACTAGATCAAATAATTTTCCTTAAAAAAAAAATAATTGGCTTCAAAAATTTTTTACTATCGTAA
- a CDS encoding helix-turn-helix transcriptional regulator: MFISTSNLNRKTKQLFGFPTTKLIRDLRLQNAAELLNFYNKSVSEAAMLSGFFDAAHLSRYFKPTFGCSPGEYRNITPFFKSIEILLSSEMNQIDN; encoded by the coding sequence TTGTTTATATCTACTTCTAACCTCAACCGTAAAACCAAACAGTTATTTGGTTTTCCTACTACAAAATTGATTAGAGATTTACGTTTACAAAATGCTGCTGAATTATTAAACTTCTATAATAAATCTGTTTCAGAGGCAGCTATGCTTTCTGGTTTTTTTGATGCTGCTCATCTTTCTAGATACTTTAAACCAACTTTTGGTTGCTCGCCCGGAGAGTATAGAAATATAACACCATTTTTTAAATCTATAGAAATTCTTTTGTCTTCAGAAATGAATCAAATTGACAATTAA
- a CDS encoding porin family protein, producing MKKSLFIFIILVSTFSIYSQRKGDFEFGAGIGINYTSSSATIELLNSNTQLQSISILPKASLNISVSGEYYFSKELGLKSKLIYDSKSWEFKLNNVHYFDLKLNQITLPILLNWHFGKHKNWYLNFGPYVDFLINEKEKNINTTLGQQLIINDSNEEIDSFESFNSFNIGIISGFGYQFYINPKTKLYIEYEGKFGFSEIAKNDLLDIFSNIRHSFNLGVLFKL from the coding sequence ATGAAAAAATCATTATTTATTTTCATTATCCTAGTTAGTACTTTTTCTATTTATTCTCAAAGAAAAGGAGATTTTGAATTTGGTGCAGGAATAGGTATAAACTATACTAGTTCATCAGCTACTATTGAATTATTAAATAGTAATACACAATTACAATCCATTAGTATTCTTCCTAAAGCTTCTCTTAATATTAGTGTTTCTGGAGAATATTATTTTTCAAAAGAATTAGGACTGAAATCGAAACTAATTTACGATTCTAAAAGTTGGGAATTTAAACTCAATAATGTGCATTATTTTGATTTAAAATTAAATCAAATTACTTTACCTATTTTATTAAACTGGCATTTTGGAAAACATAAAAATTGGTACCTTAATTTTGGACCGTATGTAGATTTTCTTATCAATGAAAAAGAAAAAAACATCAATACAACATTAGGTCAACAACTAATAATTAACGATAGTAACGAGGAAATTGACTCTTTTGAGAGTTTTAATAGCTTTAATATTGGAATAATTTCTGGTTTTGGTTACCAATTTTATATTAACCCCAAAACAAAACTTTATATTGAATATGAAGGTAAATTTGGTTTTAGTGAAATTGCCAAAAATGATCTTTTAGATATTTTTTCTAATATTAGACATAGTTTTAACTTAGGCGTTTTATTCAAATTATAA
- a CDS encoding phage tail protein: protein MNSSLYNITTPVGTVIAFAGNIDSYKNIQNTTTPFVTSPIEAYGWMLCDGTALKAANYPELYAAIGKLYGSSGSGNDLCFNLPDLRGQFLRGIGTDTASIENRIAPPGGTKTGVGSIQKDALQTHQHTYTKPTGAPAPGESSEGTSTVNTNAYTGVPTSENDPSSVRVSQYETRPVNTFINYLIKYTYSLSGLNDMHDFNNLVNL from the coding sequence ATGAACTCTTCTTTATATAATATTACTACACCAGTAGGAACAGTAATTGCTTTTGCTGGAAATATTGATAGTTATAAAAATATACAAAATACCACTACTCCTTTTGTAACTTCTCCAATTGAGGCTTATGGTTGGATGCTTTGTGATGGAACAGCCTTAAAAGCTGCTAACTATCCAGAACTATATGCTGCTATTGGCAAACTGTATGGAAGTTCTGGTTCAGGAAATGACTTATGTTTTAATCTTCCTGACTTAAGAGGACAGTTTTTAAGAGGTATTGGTACAGATACAGCTAGTATTGAAAACAGAATTGCTCCTCCTGGTGGCACCAAAACAGGAGTAGGTTCTATTCAAAAAGATGCGCTCCAAACACATCAACACACCTATACTAAACCTACAGGTGCTCCTGCTCCTGGTGAAAGTAGTGAAGGAACTTCTACCGTAAATACTAATGCCTATACCGGAGTTCCAACCAGTGAAAATGATCCGTCCTCCGTAAGAGTAAGTCAATATGAAACAAGACCTGTAAATACTTTCATTAATTATTTAATAAAGTATACTTATTCTTTATCTGGGTTGAATGATATGCATGATTTTAATAACCTAGTAAACTTATAG
- a CDS encoding glycosyltransferase, with the protein MTIIKNIFICLVHENQDCIIDLVRNLKYSDPTSKIILYNGGTNIDLFKHFPFHKYDVIIFPNPKPLQWGWLHDFAIDCMEYAVDNMEFDTITIVDSDQLACKKNYSSFIADTFSQNPNLGMLGQIPDRLPIDTEIHPAVTAYKEKELWQPFLNQLPNGKDAFLHWTFWPSTVFTYNASKDLVLLFRNNTLLQELLKTTKIWASEEILLPTLTIALGYTIVKNPCTYDYVKYKTEYTTQQIQQAIDKKTCYWIHPVSRDVKDINRKYVRNAFSNYILPYSPINKEILSLINTIQIKTNPIEGWLNNDELALLVELAFLTAKRNKKPVFLEIGSYCGKATSVISLTAQHINKASKIVAIDNFTGRLGAEDATIDQYPPSYDKFYDTLNKLEIAGMIEVIKVTPHLTNYTTKVDLILIDGLHDYASVARDFYHFEKLFKKDTLILFHDYCTSFPGVLSFVNELINQNSYQILKQSSSLIALQKSVDNLNLKEKVKPLTYKKQNTPLVSCIMPTYNRPEFIENAVQQFLNQTYANKELIIIDDSESSIKQLIPENPAIRYVHIDKKLDIGSKRNMACQMSNGAFIIHLDDDDFYATNWIEKQITFLIDNNLDITGLSSPCFYEPLTSKVSQYKYPLHQRKWVYGATLCYTYQFWKSNPFPNINCGEDNAFVWASSSKKICPNHEAISLYIGHIHSKNTSPKQTQDKRWFDLKLEDFQKTFKYKNIKSIPIFNNTITPIKIQITGKPKTA; encoded by the coding sequence ATGACTATTATTAAAAACATATTTATTTGTTTGGTACATGAAAATCAAGATTGCATTATTGATTTAGTAAGAAACCTCAAATATTCAGATCCTACATCAAAAATCATACTCTACAATGGCGGTACTAACATTGATTTATTTAAACATTTCCCTTTTCATAAATATGATGTTATTATTTTTCCTAATCCCAAACCTTTACAATGGGGATGGCTTCATGATTTTGCTATAGACTGTATGGAGTACGCTGTTGATAATATGGAATTTGATACTATTACCATAGTAGACTCGGATCAATTAGCATGTAAAAAAAACTATAGTTCATTTATAGCTGATACATTTTCACAAAATCCAAACTTAGGAATGCTAGGTCAAATACCTGATAGGCTTCCAATAGATACCGAAATTCATCCTGCTGTTACTGCTTATAAAGAAAAAGAGTTATGGCAACCTTTTTTAAATCAACTACCCAATGGTAAAGACGCTTTTTTACATTGGACTTTTTGGCCTTCTACTGTATTTACCTATAATGCTTCTAAAGATTTGGTTTTGCTTTTTAGAAATAATACATTATTACAAGAACTCTTAAAAACTACTAAAATTTGGGCTAGTGAAGAAATTTTACTCCCCACACTAACCATTGCCTTAGGATATACAATTGTTAAAAATCCGTGTACCTATGATTATGTAAAATATAAAACAGAATATACTACGCAACAAATACAGCAGGCAATAGATAAGAAAACATGCTATTGGATTCACCCAGTTTCTAGAGACGTAAAAGATATAAACAGAAAGTATGTTAGAAATGCTTTCTCAAATTACATTCTTCCATATAGCCCTATTAATAAAGAAATACTTTCACTAATTAATACTATTCAAATAAAAACAAACCCTATTGAAGGTTGGTTGAATAATGATGAACTAGCATTACTTGTTGAGCTTGCATTTTTAACAGCTAAACGTAACAAAAAGCCAGTTTTCTTGGAAATAGGAAGTTATTGTGGTAAAGCAACTTCTGTCATTTCATTAACAGCACAACACATAAATAAAGCATCTAAAATAGTAGCTATTGATAATTTTACAGGGAGATTAGGAGCTGAAGATGCCACAATAGATCAATATCCTCCATCCTATGATAAGTTTTATGATACACTTAATAAATTAGAAATAGCGGGTATGATTGAAGTAATTAAAGTAACACCTCATTTAACAAACTATACTACTAAAGTAGATTTAATTCTAATTGACGGACTTCATGATTATGCAAGTGTAGCTAGAGATTTCTACCATTTTGAAAAGCTTTTTAAAAAAGACACTTTAATTCTTTTTCATGATTACTGTACTAGTTTCCCTGGTGTATTATCTTTTGTTAATGAATTAATTAATCAAAACTCATATCAAATTTTAAAGCAAAGCTCTTCTTTAATTGCATTACAAAAAAGCGTTGACAACTTAAACCTCAAAGAAAAAGTAAAACCTTTAACTTATAAAAAACAAAATACGCCTTTAGTAAGTTGTATTATGCCAACTTATAATCGTCCCGAATTTATAGAAAATGCTGTACAGCAATTTTTAAATCAAACTTATGCTAATAAAGAATTAATTATTATTGATGATAGTGAGTCTAGCATAAAACAACTGATTCCAGAAAATCCAGCGATACGTTACGTTCATATTGATAAAAAACTAGATATCGGTAGTAAAAGAAATATGGCTTGCCAAATGAGTAATGGAGCCTTTATAATTCATTTAGATGATGATGATTTTTATGCTACTAATTGGATTGAAAAACAAATCACTTTTCTAATTGATAACAATTTAGACATAACTGGATTAAGCTCTCCTTGTTTTTATGAACCTTTAACTTCTAAAGTTTCACAATATAAGTACCCGTTGCATCAAAGAAAGTGGGTTTACGGAGCTACCTTATGTTATACGTATCAATTTTGGAAATCTAACCCCTTCCCCAATATAAACTGCGGAGAAGACAATGCTTTTGTATGGGCCTCTTCTTCTAAAAAAATATGCCCAAATCATGAAGCTATTAGTTTATATATAGGTCATATTCACTCTAAAAATACAAGTCCTAAACAAACTCAAGATAAGCGTTGGTTTGATTTGAAACTGGAGGATTTCCAAAAAACATTTAAATACAAAAACATTAAGTCGATTCCTATTTTCAACAATACAATTACCCCTATAAAAATACAAATAACAGGGAAGCCGAAAACTGCATAG
- a CDS encoding DUF1906 domain-containing protein has protein sequence MNTTIQQLPGKVTKAPAGLRGFDSDTIISKDTAVKFKEDGYSFCFRYLSRGKGQHDGDLSFQEANDILNSGLALSAVQHVSNPGWVPTGSLGTTYGENAAYNATSIGLPKGMNIWCDLEGIATGTTSDDVIAYCNAWYDAVYKAKYIPGIYVGANAVLDSQQLYWDLKFQHFWKSMSNVPNVANRGYQMIQSYQPNLINGIGIDEDTTQDDDKGDSVLWLVKE, from the coding sequence ATGAATACCACAATACAACAATTACCTGGAAAGGTTACCAAAGCCCCTGCTGGACTTAGAGGTTTTGACTCTGACACAATTATTAGTAAAGATACTGCTGTTAAATTTAAAGAAGATGGCTATTCCTTTTGCTTTCGTTATCTATCAAGAGGAAAAGGTCAACATGACGGAGATTTAAGTTTTCAAGAAGCAAACGATATTCTAAATTCAGGATTAGCTTTAAGTGCAGTACAACACGTATCTAATCCTGGTTGGGTTCCTACTGGAAGTTTAGGAACTACCTATGGAGAAAACGCCGCCTATAATGCAACTTCTATAGGGTTACCTAAAGGAATGAATATTTGGTGTGATCTAGAAGGCATTGCTACAGGAACAACTAGTGATGATGTAATTGCTTACTGTAATGCTTGGTATGATGCTGTTTATAAAGCCAAATACATTCCGGGTATTTACGTTGGAGCCAACGCTGTATTAGATAGTCAACAATTATATTGGGATTTAAAATTCCAACACTTTTGGAAATCTATGAGTAATGTTCCTAATGTAGCTAATCGCGGATATCAAATGATTCAATCGTACCAACCCAATCTGATTAACGGAATTGGAATTGATGAAGATACCACACAAGATGATGATAAAGGCGATTCTGTTTTATGGCTAGTAAAAGAGTAA